A stretch of DNA from Mesotoga infera:
TTCGACCGGGTTTACATCGACCAAAGCGCACAGCTTATCGTAAAGGCTTTCGTCCACAAAAACCTGCGGATACTTCGAACCGATCTCCTGAGAGAAATCTAGATTTCTTTCAGCAGCGACTTTTCTCCCAAGCTCTTCGAGTTCCATGATTGCTTCCTCTGAAAGCTCAAAAGCTTTGGTTCTTACAGTTCCTGAAAGAGTGCAGGAATCTGCCACCACATTTCTAACTCTGCCCCCCTGAATGAGTCCAAATCTGAGTACGGAATCTCCTCTATCTACCGAATAGACCCTTTGGAGAAAATCCGCAGCTCCCTCGATAGCGTCTCTTCCCCGCTTATAGAAAGCAACGTGTGCCGACCTTCCCTTGAAAGTACAGTCTGTTTCGAAGGCTGAGGCAAAGAGAACGCCGGCTCTTGTGTAAACAGATCCTTCAGGGAATTCATCATTTACATGAAGCGCCCAGGCTTCAGTTATTTCATATTGCTCCAACTTCGATAAGCATTTCGCAGCGCCGCCTCCGCCTTCTTCAGCCGGCTGGAAAAGAAAGAGACAATTCCTGTCAAGATCGCTTGTTACTATTCTCTCAATAAGACCAATGAGAATTGTCATATGAACATCATGCCCGCATGCATGCATAAAACCTTCATGTGCAGATTTGAACGGAACATCTGTTTCTTCAAAAACAGGAAGAGCATCCATATCGGCTCGAAATAGAACGAAAGGGCCTTCGACCTTTTCCCATTTCGCCAAAATTCCAGTTCCCGCAACCTTTTCGTAGGGAACAGACAATTGATTCAGGAAACTCATAATATACGCCTGAGTCTTGAACTCATTGAATC
This window harbors:
- a CDS encoding amidohydrolase → MDLSRIRHDLHEIPEIGFNEFKTQAYIMSFLNQLSVPYEKVAGTGILAKWEKVEGPFVLFRADMDALPVFEETDVPFKSAHEGFMHACGHDVHMTILIGLIERIVTSDLDRNCLFLFQPAEEGGGGAAKCLSKLEQYEITEAWALHVNDEFPEGSVYTRAGVLFASAFETDCTFKGRSAHVAFYKRGRDAIEGAADFLQRVYSVDRGDSVLRFGLIQGGRVRNVVADSCTLSGTVRTKAFELSEEAIMELEELGRKVAAERNLDFSQEIGSKYPQVFVDESLYDKLCALVDVNPVEMKYVGEDFGVIALKYPSVLFWLGTGRGEQHGLHNSRFLPADSVIEKGVEILWKIASN